A genomic segment from Pseudomonas sp. M30-35 encodes:
- a CDS encoding lipopolysaccharide kinase InaA family protein, whose amino-acid sequence MLDWKLEDRYKARSDDFGSLDAVFSLQGETITKDPISEVIRVERAGTGYYIKRYRSAGKGFRRYISRTRLRTEYRNLKRFAKWGVPTSNIVAAGLERKNGAFVRGALITEELAQTQDLAALVNKADERLSQADWVRKVSAQIAQGTRRLHDNNFTHNDLKWRNLLVDVEGRVYFIDCPTGSFWFGVFLQYRIIKDLACLDKVAKYTLSRTQRLRFYMQYAGHQQLDKRDKKNIRQILKFFEGRE is encoded by the coding sequence ATGCTCGACTGGAAACTCGAAGACCGTTACAAGGCAAGAAGTGATGACTTTGGCAGCTTGGATGCTGTGTTTAGTTTGCAAGGCGAAACAATCACTAAAGATCCCATCTCCGAGGTGATTCGTGTTGAGCGTGCAGGAACCGGTTATTACATCAAACGTTATCGCAGTGCCGGTAAGGGGTTTCGCCGCTACATCAGCCGGACTCGGTTGCGTACCGAGTACCGTAACCTGAAACGCTTCGCCAAATGGGGCGTACCGACATCGAATATTGTCGCCGCCGGCCTTGAACGTAAGAACGGCGCCTTTGTTCGTGGCGCTTTGATTACCGAGGAATTAGCTCAGACGCAGGACTTGGCAGCACTGGTCAATAAGGCTGACGAGCGTCTTTCTCAGGCTGATTGGGTGCGTAAGGTGAGTGCGCAAATTGCGCAGGGCACCCGCCGTTTGCACGACAATAATTTCACCCACAACGATTTAAAGTGGCGAAACTTGCTGGTGGATGTCGAGGGGCGGGTGTATTTCATCGACTGCCCAACCGGTAGTTTCTGGTTTGGTGTGTTTCTTCAATACCGGATTATTAAAGATTTGGCGTGTCTTGATAAAGTCGCCAAATACACACTGTCGCGCACCCAGCGGTTACGCTTTTATATGCAGTATGCCGGGCATCAGCAGTTGGATAAGCGCGACAAGAAAAATATTCGTCAAATCCTTAAATTCTTCGAGGGGCGAGAGTGA
- the rfaP gene encoding lipopolysaccharide core heptose(I) kinase RfaP, translated as MRVMLSEPFKTLWAGKDPFVEVEQLQGEVYRELDGRRTLRTVVAGRGYFVKIHRGIGWGEIIKNLLVAKLPVLGARQEHDAIERLQAVGIDTMTCVAFGERGSNPAQQHSFIITDELAPTISLEDYAVDWPTQAPEPRLKRALIERVAQMVGQMHHAGVNHRDCYICHFLLHTDKPVTADDFNLSVIDLHRAQIRPVVPRRWRDKDLSALYYSALEICLTERDKYRFLCAYFKAAGQPRPLRQILAEEQPLLAQMTRQVAKLYSRKVRYGGAL; from the coding sequence ATGCGAGTAATGTTGAGCGAACCGTTTAAAACCCTGTGGGCTGGCAAAGACCCCTTTGTTGAGGTCGAGCAGCTGCAAGGTGAGGTTTATCGCGAATTAGATGGTCGCCGCACCCTGCGTACAGTCGTGGCGGGGCGTGGATATTTTGTGAAAATTCATCGTGGCATTGGCTGGGGTGAAATCATTAAAAATCTACTGGTGGCCAAGCTGCCTGTGCTTGGCGCCCGGCAAGAACATGATGCCATCGAGCGTTTGCAAGCGGTGGGAATTGACACCATGACCTGCGTGGCCTTTGGTGAGCGCGGCAGTAACCCGGCGCAGCAGCACTCGTTCATCATCACCGATGAGCTAGCGCCGACCATCAGCCTTGAAGATTACGCTGTCGACTGGCCAACGCAAGCGCCAGAGCCACGGCTCAAGCGCGCCTTGATTGAGCGTGTTGCGCAAATGGTTGGGCAGATGCATCACGCCGGGGTCAATCACCGCGACTGCTACATTTGCCATTTTTTGCTGCACACCGATAAACCGGTTACGGCTGATGACTTCAATCTCTCGGTGATCGACCTGCACCGTGCGCAAATTCGCCCTGTGGTGCCGCGCCGTTGGCGCGATAAAGACCTCAGTGCGCTGTACTACTCCGCATTGGAAATCTGCCTGACTGAGCGCGATAAATACCGTTTTCTGTGTGCCTACTTCAAGGCGGCGGGGCAGCCAAGGCCGTTGCGTCAGATCCTTGCTGAAGAACAGCCTTTATTGGCGCAGATGACGCGTCAGGTAGCAAAACTCTATTCGCGAAAAGTGCGTTACGGGGGCGCTCTGTAA
- a CDS encoding glycosyltransferase family 4 protein — MRLAFILYKYFPFGGLQRDFMRIALECQQRGHSIRVYTPIWEGDVPEGFDVIVVPVKALFNHRRNEKLTTWIKADLEKHPVDRVVGFNKMPGLDVYYAADGCFEDKAQNLRNSIYRKWGRYKHFADYERAVFAPESKTQVLMISEVQQPLFIKHYQTPLERFHLLPPGISLDRRAPANAAQVRAEFRREFKLTDDDLLLVQIGSGFKTKGLDRSLKALAALPRELKKRTRLIAIGQDDPSSFLMQVKTLGLSEHVQILKGRSDIPRFLLGADLLIHPAYNENTGTVLLEALVAGLPVLVTDVCGYAHYISDADAGRVVPSPFQQARLNTLLAEMLADGQQRADWQRNGLAYADQADLYSMPQHAADVILAERPCE; from the coding sequence ATGCGTTTAGCTTTTATCCTCTACAAATACTTCCCATTTGGCGGTTTGCAGCGTGACTTTATGCGCATCGCCCTCGAATGCCAGCAGCGCGGCCACAGCATTCGCGTGTACACCCCGATCTGGGAGGGTGATGTGCCCGAAGGCTTTGATGTAATCGTGGTGCCGGTCAAGGCGCTGTTCAATCATCGGCGCAACGAGAAGCTCACGACCTGGATCAAGGCAGATCTGGAGAAGCACCCGGTTGACCGCGTTGTTGGGTTCAACAAAATGCCGGGGCTCGATGTTTACTACGCCGCTGACGGATGCTTTGAAGACAAGGCGCAAAATCTGCGCAACTCGATTTACCGCAAGTGGGGGCGCTACAAGCATTTCGCTGATTACGAGCGTGCAGTGTTTGCGCCAGAATCAAAAACTCAAGTGCTGATGATTTCTGAAGTCCAGCAACCGCTGTTCATCAAGCATTACCAGACCCCGCTGGAGCGTTTTCACTTGTTGCCGCCGGGTATATCGCTGGATCGCCGTGCGCCGGCTAACGCCGCGCAGGTGCGTGCCGAGTTTCGCCGCGAGTTCAAGCTGACTGATGATGACTTGTTACTGGTGCAAATCGGCTCGGGTTTCAAGACCAAAGGGCTGGATCGCAGCTTGAAAGCACTGGCTGCCTTGCCGCGTGAGTTGAAGAAGCGCACGCGCTTGATCGCCATCGGCCAGGATGATCCGTCATCGTTCCTGATGCAGGTCAAGACCTTGGGTTTGTCTGAGCACGTACAAATCCTCAAAGGTCGAAGCGACATTCCGCGCTTTTTACTGGGCGCAGATTTATTGATTCACCCGGCCTATAACGAAAACACCGGGACGGTGTTACTCGAAGCGCTCGTGGCCGGGTTGCCGGTGCTGGTGACCGATGTTTGTGGTTATGCCCACTACATAAGTGATGCGGATGCGGGCCGGGTAGTGCCTAGTCCGTTTCAACAGGCACGCTTGAATACCCTGCTGGCCGAGATGTTGGCCGATGGCCAGCAACGTGCTGACTGGCAACGAAATGGATTGGCATACGCCGATCAGGCAGATTTATACAGCATGCCGCAACATGCGGCCGATGTGATATTGGCGGAGCGCCCATGCGAGTAA
- the waaC gene encoding lipopolysaccharide heptosyltransferase I has product MRVLLIKTSSLGDVIHTLPALTDAARAIPGIQFDWVVEEGFAEIPTWHPAVAQVIPVAIRRWRKNLLQTLKNGEWSRFKARLRETSYDLVIDAQGLLKSALLTRYVDAPIAGLDRDSAREPIASRFYDRRYSVPRDQHALERVRQLFAQALGYSLPGGMGDYGLDRVAMAGEQGTPYLLFLHGTTWPSKHWPEANWRELAELMSLQGWAVRLPWGNADEKARAERIVSGLPDAQVLPRLNLVAVAKVIAGAQACVAVDTGLGHLAAALDVPSISLYGPTLPGRVGAYGRSQVHLCASGPNAGLGDRHKPCFENLPASQVAAELNTLLSTQEAV; this is encoded by the coding sequence GTGCGGGTTCTGCTAATCAAAACCTCATCGCTGGGCGATGTAATTCATACATTGCCGGCGCTGACTGATGCTGCACGCGCGATTCCCGGCATCCAGTTCGACTGGGTGGTTGAGGAAGGTTTTGCCGAGATTCCGACATGGCACCCCGCCGTGGCCCAAGTGATTCCAGTGGCGATCCGGCGCTGGCGGAAAAACCTGCTGCAAACCTTGAAAAATGGCGAGTGGAGCCGTTTCAAGGCGCGCCTGCGAGAAACCTCTTATGATCTGGTTATTGATGCGCAAGGCCTGCTCAAAAGTGCCTTGCTGACGCGTTATGTTGATGCGCCAATCGCCGGCCTTGACCGTGATTCGGCGCGTGAGCCGATTGCCAGCCGCTTTTATGACCGGCGCTATAGCGTGCCCCGTGATCAACACGCCCTGGAGCGAGTGCGGCAATTGTTCGCCCAAGCCTTGGGTTATTCATTGCCGGGTGGGATGGGCGATTACGGACTTGATCGTGTGGCTATGGCTGGCGAGCAAGGCACGCCCTATTTGTTGTTTTTGCATGGTACTACTTGGCCGAGCAAACACTGGCCGGAAGCCAATTGGCGCGAGCTGGCAGAGTTAATGAGCCTGCAAGGTTGGGCGGTGCGTTTACCGTGGGGCAATGCGGATGAGAAAGCCCGTGCTGAACGAATCGTCAGCGGTTTGCCCGACGCGCAGGTGTTACCCAGGTTAAATCTGGTGGCGGTGGCTAAAGTTATCGCAGGTGCTCAAGCTTGTGTTGCCGTTGATACCGGTCTTGGCCATTTGGCGGCAGCTTTGGATGTACCGAGCATTTCTTTATATGGCCCGACGTTACCGGGGCGGGTGGGTGCTTACGGTCGCTCGCAAGTGCATCTGTGCGCATCAGGCCCGAACGCGGGGCTGGGCGATCGACACAAGCCATGCTTTGAAAACTTACCCGCAAGTCAGGTTGCTGCTGAGCTGAACACCTTACTTTCGACTCAGGAGGCGGTGTAA
- the waaF gene encoding lipopolysaccharide heptosyltransferase II, translated as MKILIVGPSWVGDMVMAQTLFQCLKVRHPDCEIDVLAPDWSRPILERMPEVRNALSFPLGHGVLQLATRRKIGKSLKDQYDQAILLPNSLKSALVPFFAGIPKRTGWKGEMRYGLLNDVRTLDKERYPLMIERFMALAFEPGVELPKPYPKPLLEIDPVSRDAALAAFGLSLDRPVLALCPGAEFGEAKRWPSEYYAKVAELKIREGWQVWLFGSKNDHAVGEDIRDRLIPGLREEVSNLSGDTSLAQAIDLLSCAGAVVSNDSGLMHVAAALDRPLVSVYGSTSPQFTPPLAEQVEIVRLGIECSPCFDRTCRFGHYNCLRQLKPRPVIEALDRLVADPVEVE; from the coding sequence ATGAAAATACTGATCGTAGGCCCTAGCTGGGTGGGTGACATGGTGATGGCTCAGACGCTGTTTCAGTGTCTGAAAGTGCGTCATCCCGACTGCGAAATTGACGTCTTGGCGCCAGATTGGAGTCGGCCGATTCTTGAGCGCATGCCGGAAGTGCGTAACGCACTGAGCTTCCCGTTGGGGCACGGTGTGTTGCAGCTGGCTACGCGGCGTAAAATCGGCAAGTCGCTCAAAGACCAATACGATCAGGCGATATTATTGCCCAACTCGCTTAAGTCAGCGTTGGTACCGTTTTTTGCAGGTATCCCTAAGCGCACGGGCTGGAAAGGCGAGATGCGCTACGGCCTGCTCAATGACGTGCGCACGCTGGACAAAGAACGCTATCCGTTGATGATCGAGCGCTTTATGGCGCTGGCATTTGAGCCCGGTGTCGAGCTGCCTAAACCTTATCCAAAGCCATTGCTGGAGATTGACCCGGTCAGCCGTGATGCGGCGTTGGCAGCGTTCGGCCTGAGCCTGGACCGGCCGGTGCTGGCGTTGTGTCCGGGCGCTGAATTTGGTGAGGCCAAGCGTTGGCCGAGTGAGTATTACGCCAAGGTCGCTGAGTTGAAGATTCGCGAGGGCTGGCAAGTCTGGCTGTTTGGCTCGAAGAATGATCACGCAGTGGGTGAGGATATCCGCGACCGCTTGATTCCCGGCTTGCGTGAAGAAGTCAGCAACCTGTCGGGTGATACCAGCTTGGCTCAGGCGATTGATTTGCTTTCGTGCGCTGGCGCAGTGGTTTCCAATGACTCCGGCTTGATGCACGTCGCCGCAGCGCTGGATCGCCCTCTGGTGTCGGTGTATGGCTCAACCTCGCCGCAATTCACTCCACCGCTGGCTGAACAGGTTGAAATTGTCCGCCTGGGGATTGAGTGCAGCCCGTGTTTTGATCGCACCTGTCGCTTTGGTCATTACAATTGCCTGCGTCAACTCAAGCCCCGTCCGGTCATTGAAGCGTTGGATCGTTTGGTGGCTGATCCGGTCGAGGTCGAATAG
- a CDS encoding branched-chain amino acid transaminase, with protein sequence MSMADRDGVIWYDGELVPWRNATTHVLTHTLHYGMGVFEGVRAYNTPEGTAIFRLEAHTDRLFDSAHIMGMTIPFSKEQINEATRAAVRENNLESAYIRPMVFYGSEAMGLRAHGLKTQVIVAAWNWGAYMGDEALQVGIKVRTSSFTRHHVNISMTRAKANGNYINSMLALQEAISGGADEAMLLDPEGYVAEGSGENIFLVKNGVVYTPEVTSCLNGITRDTILTLAEEHGIKVIEKRITRDEVYIADEAFFTGTAAEVTPIREVDGRKIGEGRRGPVTEVLQKAYFDLVTGQTSAHAQWRTLVK encoded by the coding sequence ATGTCGATGGCCGACCGTGATGGCGTGATTTGGTATGACGGCGAACTGGTTCCGTGGCGCAATGCGACCACGCATGTGCTGACCCACACGCTGCATTACGGTATGGGCGTTTTTGAGGGTGTTCGTGCTTACAACACCCCAGAAGGCACGGCGATCTTCCGTTTGGAAGCGCACACCGACCGCCTGTTTGATTCGGCTCACATCATGGGCATGACGATTCCGTTCAGCAAAGAACAGATCAACGAAGCCACGCGCGCCGCGGTGCGTGAAAACAACCTTGAGAGCGCGTACATCCGGCCAATGGTGTTTTACGGATCAGAAGCCATGGGGCTGCGTGCCCACGGCCTGAAAACCCAAGTGATAGTTGCGGCCTGGAACTGGGGCGCGTACATGGGTGATGAAGCCCTGCAAGTAGGTATCAAGGTGCGTACCAGCTCCTTTACCCGTCATCACGTTAATATCTCGATGACTCGCGCTAAAGCCAACGGTAACTACATCAACTCGATGCTGGCGCTGCAAGAAGCGATCTCTGGCGGCGCTGATGAAGCGATGCTGCTTGATCCAGAAGGTTATGTTGCTGAAGGTTCTGGCGAGAACATCTTCCTGGTCAAAAACGGCGTGGTTTATACGCCGGAAGTCACCTCTTGCCTCAATGGTATTACGCGCGACACCATCCTGACCTTGGCTGAAGAGCACGGTATCAAGGTGATCGAGAAGCGCATCACTCGCGATGAAGTGTATATCGCTGACGAAGCGTTCTTCACCGGCACAGCTGCTGAAGTCACACCTATCCGTGAGGTCGACGGCCGTAAAATTGGTGAAGGTCGTCGCGGCCCTGTAACCGAAGTGTTGCAGAAGGCTTATTTTGACTTGGTTACCGGCCAAACGAGTGCACACGCGCAGTGGCGCACATTGGTTAAGTAA
- the glnE gene encoding bifunctional [glutamate--ammonia ligase]-adenylyl-L-tyrosine phosphorylase/[glutamate--ammonia-ligase] adenylyltransferase translates to MSDLSVAARSQFDGWSGERHEALLRVCACSDFVLQQALRDPQMLLDLAASDELERALAAGEMRGQLAAELAQCIDEDGMASALRRFRNRQQVRIIWRDINRLADLRETCGDLSELADSSIDLAYQWLYPRHCEQFGTPIGRRTGEAQHMVILGMGKLGAHELNLSSDIDLIFGYPEGGETEGVKRPLDNQEFFIRLGQRLIKALDVITVDGFVFRTDMRLRPYGSSGSLVFSFNALEQYYQDQGRDWERYAMIKARVVGGDQAKGAELLEMLRPFVYRRYLDFSAIEALRNMKQLIQQEVRRKSMAANIKLGSGGIREVEFIAQAFQLIHGGRDLSLQQRSLLKVLSTLEGQGYLPAAVTDELRQGYEFLRYTEHALQAIDDRQTQMLPDNPLDKERVALMLGFDDWDAFHQKLMYWRGRVDWHFRQVIADPDEDESAADSDEVVGCEWMPLWDDVQDEESACRQLAEAGFSDAQAAWRRLVDLRTGNRVRAMQRLGRERLDAFIPRLLAQAVEHEDPDLVMERVLPLIEAVARRSAYLVLLTENPGALERLLNLCAGSPWIAEQITRFPLLLDELLNEGRLFNPPLAPELAAELRERLARIPEDDLEQQMEALRHFKLAHRLRVAASEITGTLPLMKVSDYLTWLAEAILDQVLALAWRHTCAKYGTPKRVGGGDCDPGFIIVGYGKVGGIEMGHASDLDLVFIHDGDPQAETDGPKSIDTAQFFTRLGQRIIHLLTTQTNSGQLYEVDMRLRPSGASGLLVSSLGAFERYQENEAWTWEHQALVRARMLVGCKLVASEFERVRASVLGRKRDLDKLRAEVSEMRAKMRDNLGTRKTAAGTAESAFSAESVFDLKQDAGGIVDIEFMVQYAALAWSHEHPELLEFTDNIRILEGLEQVGVLAGDDVLLLQDVYKAYRSAAHRQALQKQPGVVSGDQFHEQRRSVLRIWQVLGLT, encoded by the coding sequence ATGAGCGATCTGTCTGTAGCGGCTCGTAGCCAGTTCGACGGATGGTCAGGCGAGCGCCATGAAGCCTTGCTTCGTGTTTGTGCGTGCAGTGACTTTGTCTTGCAGCAAGCCTTGCGTGATCCGCAAATGTTGCTTGATCTGGCCGCAAGTGATGAGTTGGAGCGAGCGCTGGCGGCCGGGGAAATGCGCGGGCAGTTAGCTGCTGAGCTGGCTCAGTGCATTGACGAAGATGGCATGGCGAGCGCTCTGCGACGGTTTCGTAATCGCCAGCAGGTGCGCATCATTTGGCGCGATATCAACCGTTTGGCGGATTTGCGTGAGACCTGCGGCGACCTTTCTGAGCTGGCGGATTCTAGTATCGACCTCGCGTATCAGTGGTTGTATCCGCGCCACTGCGAACAGTTCGGTACGCCCATCGGGCGGCGCACGGGTGAAGCGCAGCACATGGTCATTCTGGGGATGGGCAAGCTCGGTGCCCATGAGCTCAATTTGTCTTCAGACATCGATCTGATCTTTGGTTATCCCGAAGGCGGCGAAACCGAAGGTGTAAAACGGCCGCTGGATAATCAGGAATTCTTCATCCGCTTGGGTCAGCGTTTGATCAAGGCGCTGGATGTGATCACGGTCGATGGTTTTGTGTTTCGCACCGATATGCGTCTGCGTCCGTATGGCTCATCGGGTTCGCTGGTGTTCAGCTTCAATGCGCTGGAGCAGTATTACCAGGATCAGGGGCGTGACTGGGAACGCTACGCAATGATCAAGGCGCGGGTGGTCGGCGGCGATCAGGCCAAGGGCGCTGAGTTGCTGGAAATGCTGCGCCCGTTTGTCTATCGGCGTTATCTGGATTTCTCGGCGATCGAAGCGCTGCGCAATATGAAGCAGTTAATCCAGCAGGAAGTGCGCCGCAAGAGCATGGCAGCGAACATCAAGTTGGGCTCTGGCGGTATCCGCGAAGTCGAGTTTATCGCGCAGGCGTTTCAGCTTATTCACGGCGGGCGAGATTTGAGCCTGCAGCAGCGGTCGCTGTTGAAAGTGCTTTCAACGCTCGAAGGGCAAGGTTATCTGCCTGCTGCGGTCACGGATGAGCTGCGCCAAGGTTACGAGTTTTTGCGCTACACCGAGCACGCGTTGCAGGCGATTGATGACCGGCAAACGCAAATGCTGCCGGATAACCCGTTGGACAAAGAGCGGGTGGCGTTGATGCTCGGTTTTGACGACTGGGATGCGTTTCACCAAAAGCTGATGTATTGGCGTGGGCGGGTCGACTGGCATTTCCGCCAGGTAATTGCCGATCCTGATGAAGATGAAAGCGCTGCTGACTCTGATGAAGTGGTCGGTTGTGAGTGGATGCCGCTGTGGGATGACGTGCAGGACGAAGAATCAGCGTGTCGGCAATTAGCTGAAGCAGGCTTCAGTGATGCGCAAGCTGCGTGGCGCCGTTTAGTTGATTTGCGCACCGGTAATCGAGTTCGTGCCATGCAGCGCCTCGGTCGTGAGCGGCTGGATGCGTTTATTCCGCGGTTATTGGCGCAAGCAGTCGAACACGAAGATCCTGACTTGGTCATGGAGCGGGTATTGCCGCTGATTGAAGCGGTTGCGCGGCGGTCTGCCTACTTAGTGCTGCTCACTGAAAATCCGGGTGCGCTTGAGCGGTTGTTGAACTTGTGCGCAGGTAGCCCTTGGATTGCCGAACAGATCACGCGCTTCCCGCTGCTGCTCGATGAACTGCTAAACGAGGGTCGTTTGTTTAACCCGCCGTTGGCGCCGGAGCTTGCGGCTGAGTTGCGTGAGCGACTGGCGCGGATTCCAGAAGATGATCTTGAACAGCAAATGGAAGCCTTGCGCCACTTCAAGTTGGCGCACCGCTTACGGGTTGCCGCCTCTGAAATCACCGGAACCTTGCCGCTGATGAAGGTCAGCGACTATTTAACCTGGTTGGCTGAGGCGATTCTTGATCAGGTGCTGGCCTTGGCTTGGCGCCATACCTGTGCCAAATACGGCACGCCGAAGCGTGTGGGCGGCGGCGACTGCGACCCGGGTTTCATTATTGTCGGTTATGGCAAGGTCGGCGGGATTGAGATGGGGCATGCATCGGATCTGGATCTGGTGTTCATCCATGACGGTGATCCGCAGGCGGAAACTGATGGACCAAAATCAATCGATACCGCGCAATTTTTCACGCGTCTGGGTCAGCGCATCATTCATCTGCTGACCACGCAGACTAACTCCGGCCAGTTGTACGAGGTGGATATGCGTCTGCGTCCATCTGGCGCATCAGGCTTGTTGGTCAGCTCACTTGGCGCCTTTGAGCGCTATCAAGAAAATGAAGCCTGGACGTGGGAGCATCAAGCGTTGGTGCGAGCCCGCATGCTGGTTGGCTGCAAGCTGGTAGCCTCTGAGTTTGAGCGGGTTAGGGCGTCTGTTTTGGGGCGTAAGCGCGATCTAGACAAGTTGCGCGCGGAAGTCAGCGAGATGCGGGCAAAGATGCGCGATAATCTTGGAACCCGTAAAACCGCCGCTGGAACGGCTGAAAGTGCATTCAGTGCGGAATCCGTGTTTGACCTCAAACAGGATGCTGGAGGTATCGTCGATATTGAATTTATGGTGCAATACGCGGCTCTGGCTTGGTCGCATGAACACCCTGAACTCCTTGAATTTACCGACAATATCCGCATATTAGAGGGGTTGGAGCAGGTCGGTGTCCTGGCTGGAGATGATGTTCTGCTCTTGCAGGATGTCTACAAGGCTTACCGTTCAGCCGCTCATCGCCAGGCGCTACAGAAGCAGCCGGGCGTGGTCAGTGGCGATCAGTTTCATGAACAAAGACGCAGCGTCTTGCGAATCTGGCAAGTGCTGGGTTTAACCTGA